From the bacterium genome, the window ACGGCTGAAGGACGCGACCAGAAGTAGCCGGGATCGGTGAACTTCTGGCCGACAAGCTCTGAACCGACCGTCATGCCGTTCACAGTGACTAAACTTCCAGAGGCCTGCCGAGGAAAGCAAAGTCCTCCGACCGCTGTCACCAGCAAAGGATAGACTACTCCAGTCAGAAGGGTGAATACGATCAATGCCCGAAGTGCTATGTGTAGTGTTCGCATAGTCTCTACCTCAACTTACCAGTCTGCCGGCGACAAGGATCAGGTCGATCAGCTTAATACCAATGAACGGCGATATGATCCCGCCAAGGCCGTAGAGCAACAAATTGCGGCGCAGGAGCTTTTCGGCGCTCTCCGCTCGATAGGCCACGCCGCGCAACGACAAAGGGATCAGCGCGACAATGATCAACGCATTGAAAATCACTGCGCTGAGGATGGCGCTTTCCGGTGAATGCAATTGCATGATGTTTAAGGCCGCGAGCGGTCCCGTATTGGAGCCGGACATTGCGTACAATGTGCCGAACATGGCCGGAAGGATTGCGAAATACTTTGCGATGTCGTTGGCTATACTGAAGGTCGTCAGCGAACCTCTCGTCATCAGCAACTGCTTTCCGATCTCCACTATCTGTATCAACTTGGTCGGGTTGCTGTCCAGATCTACCATGTTGCCGGCTTCACGCGCGGCTTGAGTACCAGTGTTCATAGCCACGCCAACATCGGCCTGCGCCAGAGCGGGTGCATCGTTGGTGCCATCGCCAGTCATGGCAACCAAATGACCAGCACGTTGCTCTTCCCGTATGCGTTCCAGTTTTGCCTCAGGCGTCGCCTGGGCGATGAAGTCATCAACCCCGGCTTCAGCCGCAATGGCCGCCGCAGTGAGAGGATTGTCCCCGGTCACCATCACCGTGCGAATTCCCATCCTGCGCAACTGGGCGAACCGTTCCTTGATGCCCCCCTTGACTACATCCTTCAAATGCACGATACCGATCGCCTGATTGTCTATACTGACCGCCAGCGGGGTCCCACCGGATCGAGCGATCTCACTTTGGATCGGCTCTAGCTCTTCCGGAAAGCTACCGCCGGAACGCAGTAAGTATTCGCGCATTGAATCAACCGCTCCCTTGCGAATGCTCATCGCGACCGAACCGTCAGGTTCAAGAATATCGACACCACTGATACGCGTCTGCGCGGTGAATGGCACGAACCGTGCCTGACTCGGAGTCAATGTTTGCGCCCGAAGCCCGTACTGCTCCTTGGCCAGCACGACAATAGACCGTCCCTCGGGTGTTTCATCGGCCAGTGACGCCAGTTGCGCCGTTTCGGCCAGGTTCTGCACCGGTACCATTGGAGCCGGGGCAAATTCGGTAGCCATTCGATTTCCCAGAGTAATAGTTCCGGTTTTGTCCAGCAGGAGGACATCGATATCTCCGGCAGCCTCTACCGCGCGACCGCTCTTGGCGATCACATTGCGCTGGACCAGACGATCGATTCCCGCAATGCCGATGGCGCTCAGGAGTGCGCCGATTGTTGTGGGGATCAGGCAAACGAGCAGGGAGACCAATACGGTGACTGTGACGATCTTACTCAGATCCTGACCCGCGGCCGCGCCGCTGTAATCGGCGAAGAATTTCAAGGTCGTCACCGCCAGCAGAAATACTATTGTTAGGCCGGCCAGGACAATACCGAGAGCAATTTCATTCGGGGTCTTGTGGCGCTTGGCTCCCTCGATCAGTTCGATCATACGATCGACAAACGTATTGCCGGGTTCCGCCGTTATCTGAATGACAATTCGATCACTGATCACGCGCGTACCGCCGGTCACGGCACTCCGATCGCCGCCGCTTTCGCGAATGACCGGGGCTGATTCGCCGGTGATGGCCGATTCATCGACACTCGCGATCCCCTCGATCACTTCACCATCCGACGGTATGACATCGCCGGACTCGCAGACGACAGTGTCTCCCTTTCGCAGCAGCGTAGCAGCGATGCGTTCTTCCCGGCCCGCTTTGAGAAGTCGAGCAAAAGTCTCGCTTCGCGCCCGCTTTAAGCTGTCGGCCTGGGCCTTGCCGCGTCCTTCGGCCATCGACTCGGCGAAATTGGCGAACAGAACAGTAAACCAGAGCCAGAGACTGATCTGAAAATCAAATCCCGACCAATTTCCCTGAATCCAACCTGCCACAAATGATATTGTGGTCAGGATCGCGCCGATGTAGGCCACGAACATGACCGGATTCCGTAATTGGTCGCGTGGATCAAGCTTCTTGAGAGAGGCTCCAATGGCAAACCCCAGCAAAGCTCTGTCGAAAAGTCCTGAAACTGATTCAGCCATATCTCTCCTTAGAATGTTTGTCCGGTCAACATCAACAAGTGTTCAACAATCGGCCCCAATCCCAACGCAGGAAGGAAAGTCAGTGCGCCAACAATAAGGATGACGCCGATGAGGAGTACCACAAAGGTGACGTTGTCGGTCGCGAAAGTGCCGGCGGATGGCGGCGACATCTTCTTGTTGGCCAGGTAACCTGCGATCGCCAGGCAGGGGAGGATGATCGCAAATCGGCCGATCAGCATGGCTATCCCCAGAGCAATATTGTAGAAATTGGTGTTCGCATTGAGTCCAGCGAACGCACTTCCGTTATTCCCGGCAGCTGAGGAAAAGGCGTAGAGTATCTCGCTCAGGCCGTGGGGTCCGCGATTGGCCAGACTCGACAGCGCGATCGGCAGTACGCAGGCAAAGCCAGCACCTATCAGTATTACTGCATTGGGTGCCAGAATACCGGCAATGGTCATCTTGATCTCGCGTGCCTCGATCTTTTTCCCCAGATACTCGGGCGTACGCCCTACCATTAATCCGGCGAGAAAAACTGT encodes:
- the kdpB gene encoding potassium-transporting ATPase subunit KdpB encodes the protein MAESVSGLFDRALLGFAIGASLKKLDPRDQLRNPVMFVAYIGAILTTISFVAGWIQGNWSGFDFQISLWLWFTVLFANFAESMAEGRGKAQADSLKRARSETFARLLKAGREERIAATLLRKGDTVVCESGDVIPSDGEVIEGIASVDESAITGESAPVIRESGGDRSAVTGGTRVISDRIVIQITAEPGNTFVDRMIELIEGAKRHKTPNEIALGIVLAGLTIVFLLAVTTLKFFADYSGAAAGQDLSKIVTVTVLVSLLVCLIPTTIGALLSAIGIAGIDRLVQRNVIAKSGRAVEAAGDIDVLLLDKTGTITLGNRMATEFAPAPMVPVQNLAETAQLASLADETPEGRSIVVLAKEQYGLRAQTLTPSQARFVPFTAQTRISGVDILEPDGSVAMSIRKGAVDSMREYLLRSGGSFPEELEPIQSEIARSGGTPLAVSIDNQAIGIVHLKDVVKGGIKERFAQLRRMGIRTVMVTGDNPLTAAAIAAEAGVDDFIAQATPEAKLERIREEQRAGHLVAMTGDGTNDAPALAQADVGVAMNTGTQAAREAGNMVDLDSNPTKLIQIVEIGKQLLMTRGSLTTFSIANDIAKYFAILPAMFGTLYAMSGSNTGPLAALNIMQLHSPESAILSAVIFNALIIVALIPLSLRGVAYRAESAEKLLRRNLLLYGLGGIISPFIGIKLIDLILVAGRLVS